A window of the Candida orthopsilosis Co 90-125, chromosome 1 draft sequence genome harbors these coding sequences:
- a CDS encoding predicted membrane transporter — protein MVKGIAIGMSHAVIPIFQYEIIPSGRRGRILSFYILATSLGNLLMYSLPMMTMQILNEDQYIKLHWLIDLIPISFASVSIMLFPESPKWLASNNEWEIAAEVLESIETANSEKSVRNKYKRERKRLGDKHYVVKKYSTAVNVRSCSMNALFGRKYIREVSTGILLQLTIDLIGVIRLLDSMRSICIACQVQTLNEMRIVSEFDLVMRYIFILAPMGVIDLLRRKDVLMFGMTVNTTLVGAYSIMFLGFSRENETSQFNLDIEWGLKVEFGKECASIVLALTVLMDMVFHSLILPVCWLYILESFSSSTRSKGWIVITSLHWLFECSLSLIFPFLFSTLNGWLILILFLISLSGTLIMSQLKETKENSSVGSVFLSSKHSNND, from the coding sequence ATGGTAAAGGGAATTGCAATAGGAATGAGTCATGCAGTGATTCCCATCTTTCAATATGAGATTATTCCATCTGGAAGAAGAGGCAGGATATTGTCCTTTTACATTTTGGCAACCAGTCTTGGAAATTTGCTTATGTACCTGTTGCCTATGATGACTATGCAAATATTGAATGAGGACCAGTATATAAAATTGCACTGGTTGATTGATCTTATCCCCATTTCCTTCGCATCAGTCTCAATTATGCTCTTCCCTGAAAGCCCCAAATGGTTAGCATCAAACAATGAGTGGGAAATAGCTGCTGAAGTACTAGAGAGTATTGAGACGGCAAATTCTGAAAAAAGTGTTAGAAACAAATACAAACGTGAGAGAAAGCGACTTGGTGATAAACACTATGTTGTCAAGAAGTATTCCACTGCAGTCAATGTGAGGAGTTGCTCGATGAATGCATTGTTTGGTAGGAAATATATTCGAGAAGTAAGCACGGGAATCTTGTTACAATTAACGATTGACCTTATTGGAGTTATTAGGTTGCTAGATTCAATGCGTTCTATATGTATTGCGTGTCAGGTACAAACGTTGAACGAAATGAGAATAGTACTGGAATTTGACTTGGTGATGAGATACATATTCATATTAGCACCAATGGGGGTTATTGACTTATTAAGAAGAAAGGACGTCTTAATGTTTGGGATGACTGTCAATACCACATTGGTGGGTGCTTACTCCATCATGTTTCTAGGGTTTTCAAGGGAGAATGAAACGAGCCAGTTTAACTTAGATATCGAGTGGGGATTGAAGGTAGAGTTTGGCAAGGAGTGTGCATCGATTGTATTGGCACTAACAGTACTAATGGACATGGTTTTCCACTCCTTGATTTTACCTGTTTGCTGGTTATATATATTGGAGAGCTTTTCCTCGTCAACCAGGTCCAAAGGCTGGATAGTCATTACAAGTTTGCACTGGCTATTTGAGTGTTCATtatctttgatttttccattcttgttttcaactttaaatggttggttgattttgatcctatttttgatttctttgagCGGTACTTTGATAATGTCACAGTtgaaagaaacaaaagagaatTCCTCAGTAGGTTCGGTGTTTTTAAGCTCAAAGCATTCAAACAACGATTGA